In Gulosibacter molinativorax, a single window of DNA contains:
- a CDS encoding NAD(P)/FAD-dependent oxidoreductase, which produces MSADASAESAAEQGPTSAAEPIAPEDRYEVVVIGGGPAGLQAALILARQLRRVLVLDSNRPRHSATLEAHGFLSRDNIPPNELRAAGRESVEQYETAEIQFAQVTRVQRDGTGFIVEASGVRGSRARRVAAERVILATGLKEHFPDLPMLRAFYGTHIHSCVVCDAWGKRDSRLAVFGVPEAKTLAYRAAQLARIGSHVTLFASEEQVPEVDAQRLRELGVEIDRRELEDAVGEKATLTGMRVVGGDVVPVDAAFVLPSFEAQLSYLDEDIRPDLTDEGFVAADNFGRTRIQNLYATGELTAPGPEVLIISAGKGARTAIAAHRDATGF; this is translated from the coding sequence TTGTCCGCGGATGCTTCGGCCGAGTCGGCCGCTGAGCAGGGGCCGACCTCGGCCGCAGAGCCAATCGCGCCCGAGGATCGCTACGAGGTAGTGGTCATCGGGGGCGGGCCCGCGGGGCTGCAGGCCGCGCTCATCCTCGCCCGCCAGCTGCGTCGGGTGCTCGTGCTCGACAGCAACCGGCCGAGGCACTCCGCGACCCTCGAGGCGCACGGCTTCCTATCGCGCGACAACATTCCGCCGAATGAGCTGCGGGCCGCGGGGCGTGAGTCGGTCGAGCAATACGAGACCGCCGAGATTCAGTTTGCCCAGGTCACGCGCGTCCAGCGCGACGGCACCGGGTTCATCGTCGAGGCGAGCGGCGTGCGGGGGAGCCGGGCCCGTCGCGTGGCGGCCGAGCGGGTCATCCTCGCGACCGGCCTCAAGGAGCATTTCCCCGATCTGCCGATGCTGCGCGCGTTCTACGGCACACACATCCACTCGTGCGTCGTGTGCGACGCGTGGGGCAAGCGCGACTCACGCCTCGCCGTGTTCGGCGTGCCCGAGGCGAAGACTCTCGCCTACCGCGCGGCGCAGCTCGCACGCATCGGTTCGCACGTCACGCTGTTCGCGTCCGAGGAGCAGGTGCCCGAGGTGGATGCGCAGCGACTTCGCGAGCTCGGCGTCGAGATCGATCGTCGCGAACTCGAGGATGCGGTGGGCGAGAAGGCGACGCTGACCGGGATGCGCGTGGTCGGCGGCGACGTGGTGCCGGTCGACGCGGCCTTCGTGCTGCCGAGCTTCGAGGCCCAACTGAGCTACCTCGACGAGGACATTAGGCCCGATCTCACCGACGAGGGGTTCGTCGCGGCAGACAATTTCGGTCGCACGCGCATCCAAAACCTCTACGCGACCGGCGAGCTCACCGCTCCCGGACCCGAGGTGCTCATCATCTCGGCCGGCAAGGGCGCGCGCACCGCGATCGCCGCGCACCGCGACGCGACCGGGTTCTAG
- a CDS encoding SatD family protein translates to MATMKQYSSCAALLVDQVESRLSDRAATHPRILAAIAATNEAIPPLDALRVTVGDELQGIYATLGDALAASYRIRTELFGHAELRFGIGIGDVEVIDRERGIQDGSAWWRAREAIEEVEALASDSGAAGLRTGIRDEREDANPLTISTVRLIDANIFRLRAGAREALASLLAGLDNQTAAKRAGITPSANSQRIINNDLRILAEAVHALAWLP, encoded by the coding sequence ATGGCTACTATGAAGCAATATTCTTCATGCGCGGCACTTCTTGTCGATCAGGTGGAGTCACGCCTGTCCGATCGCGCGGCGACACATCCGCGCATCCTCGCAGCCATCGCCGCGACGAACGAAGCAATCCCCCCACTCGACGCCCTCCGCGTCACAGTCGGCGACGAACTGCAGGGCATCTACGCGACCCTCGGTGACGCACTCGCCGCAAGCTACCGCATCCGCACCGAGCTGTTTGGCCACGCCGAGCTGCGCTTCGGCATCGGCATCGGCGACGTCGAGGTGATCGACCGCGAGCGCGGAATCCAGGATGGCAGCGCCTGGTGGCGGGCCCGCGAAGCGATCGAAGAGGTAGAGGCACTCGCGAGTGACTCAGGCGCAGCGGGCCTGCGCACAGGCATTCGCGACGAGCGCGAGGATGCAAACCCCCTGACGATCTCGACAGTCCGCCTCATCGACGCCAACATTTTTCGACTTCGTGCGGGCGCGCGTGAGGCGCTCGCATCACTCCTTGCTGGCCTCGACAACCAGACGGCAGCGAAGCGCGCGGGGATTACCCCATCCGCGAATTCGCAGCGGATCATCAACAACGACCTGCGCATCCTCGCCGAGGCGGTCCACGCCCTGGCGTGGCTGCCATAG
- a CDS encoding fumarylacetoacetate hydrolase family protein, producing MKIARFDYQDQLAYGILDEEKNELIRLVGDPLYAGFETLDERIKLEDARLLAPVIPRSKVVAFGRNYLEHAREMGNEVPEEPMMFLKPNTSIVGPGHPIRLPKQSSHVEHEVELAVVIGSVARNVPAKDADQVIFGYTVANDVSARDLQKKDGQWGRAKGFDSFCPLGPYIETEFDPSSGGIGAKVNGEVRQVGDLNQLERTVEQLVEFASSVFTLLPGDVLLTGTPAGVGPIVDGDEVTCAIEGIGNLTNPVIAE from the coding sequence GTGAAGATCGCACGTTTCGACTACCAGGACCAGCTCGCCTACGGCATTCTCGACGAGGAAAAGAACGAACTTATTCGCCTCGTCGGGGACCCGCTATACGCGGGATTCGAGACGCTCGATGAGCGAATCAAGCTTGAGGATGCGCGCCTACTCGCGCCGGTCATCCCACGATCAAAGGTGGTGGCGTTCGGTCGCAACTATCTCGAGCACGCGCGCGAGATGGGCAACGAGGTGCCCGAGGAGCCGATGATGTTCCTGAAGCCCAACACCTCGATCGTCGGCCCGGGGCATCCCATTCGGTTGCCGAAGCAGTCCAGCCACGTCGAGCACGAGGTTGAGCTTGCCGTGGTGATCGGCTCGGTTGCCCGCAACGTACCGGCTAAGGACGCGGATCAGGTCATCTTCGGGTACACCGTGGCCAACGACGTTTCGGCGAGGGACCTCCAGAAGAAGGACGGCCAGTGGGGTCGAGCCAAGGGCTTCGACTCGTTCTGCCCGCTGGGCCCGTACATCGAGACCGAGTTCGACCCCTCGAGCGGCGGCATTGGGGCAAAGGTGAACGGTGAGGTGCGCCAGGTGGGCGACCTCAACCAGCTCGAGCGCACGGTCGAGCAGCTCGTGGAGTTTGCGTCGAGTGTCTTCACCCTCCTACCCGGTGACGTGCTGCTCACGGGAACGCCCGCTGGTGTTGGCCCGATCGTGGATGGTGACGAGGTCACCTGCGCGATCGAGGGAATCGGTAACCTCACCAACCCGGTGATTGCCGAGTAG
- the gltX gene encoding glutamate--tRNA ligase: MTSVDAAPVTSATGSDIRVRFCPSPTGTPHVGLIRTALFNWAYAKHTGGKLVFRIEDTDAERDSEESYEMILDAMRWLGLDWDEGIDVGGEHGPYRQSQRSDVYEEVIQKLKDAGYLYESFATPEEIEARNIANGRDPRQGYDNFERDLTDEQRAAYRAEGREPSLRLRVPDADLSFDDLVRGEITFKAGSFPDFVVVRPNGKPLYTLVNPVDDALMGITHVLRGEDLLSSTPRQIALYHALIAVGVAEFVPRFGHLPYVMGEGNKKLSKRDPESNLFHHRDRGFLPEGLLNYLALLGWSIAADRDVFTMAEMVEAFDVEDVNPNPARFDVKKAEAINGEHMRRLDAEEFPKRLVPYLQKTELVADPVTDDEMATIRAAAPLVQERMQLLGEASGLLGFLFTDTDDLEYAPDAMKTLKAGAGETLTATHEALEGVEDWSTESIEAGLRAKLIDELGLKPRLAFGPARVALSGQRISPPLFESMELLGKDVTLARVARLRDRIENEGA, from the coding sequence ATGACTTCTGTAGATGCTGCGCCCGTCACGAGCGCCACCGGTTCCGATATTCGAGTTCGTTTCTGCCCTTCGCCGACGGGCACCCCGCACGTCGGGCTCATCCGCACCGCACTCTTTAACTGGGCGTACGCGAAGCACACGGGCGGCAAGCTCGTGTTCCGCATCGAGGACACCGACGCCGAGCGCGACTCGGAAGAGAGCTACGAGATGATTCTCGACGCGATGCGCTGGCTCGGGCTCGACTGGGACGAGGGCATCGACGTCGGGGGCGAGCACGGCCCGTACCGTCAGTCGCAGCGCTCGGACGTCTATGAAGAGGTCATTCAGAAACTCAAGGATGCGGGCTACCTCTACGAGTCGTTCGCGACGCCCGAGGAGATCGAGGCGCGCAACATCGCGAACGGCCGCGACCCGCGCCAGGGCTACGACAACTTCGAGCGCGACCTGACCGACGAACAGCGCGCGGCCTACCGCGCCGAGGGGCGCGAGCCGAGCCTGCGCCTACGCGTGCCCGACGCGGACCTCTCGTTCGACGATCTCGTGCGCGGCGAGATCACGTTCAAGGCCGGCTCGTTCCCGGACTTCGTGGTCGTGCGCCCGAACGGCAAGCCGCTCTACACGCTCGTGAACCCGGTCGACGACGCGCTGATGGGTATTACCCACGTGCTGCGCGGCGAGGACCTCCTGTCGTCAACGCCGCGCCAGATCGCGCTGTACCACGCGCTCATCGCCGTCGGCGTCGCCGAGTTCGTGCCGCGCTTTGGGCACCTCCCGTACGTCATGGGCGAGGGCAACAAGAAGCTTTCGAAGCGCGACCCGGAGTCGAATCTTTTCCACCACCGCGATCGCGGCTTCCTGCCCGAGGGCCTGCTGAACTACCTCGCGCTCCTCGGCTGGTCGATCGCGGCCGACCGTGACGTGTTCACGATGGCCGAGATGGTCGAGGCCTTCGACGTTGAGGATGTGAACCCCAACCCCGCGCGCTTCGACGTCAAGAAGGCCGAAGCGATCAACGGCGAGCACATGCGCCGACTCGACGCCGAGGAGTTCCCGAAGCGACTCGTGCCGTACCTCCAGAAGACCGAGCTCGTGGCCGACCCGGTTACCGACGACGAGATGGCGACGATCCGAGCGGCGGCACCGCTCGTGCAGGAGCGCATGCAGCTGCTCGGCGAGGCATCGGGCCTGCTCGGCTTCCTGTTTACCGACACCGACGACCTCGAGTACGCTCCGGACGCGATGAAGACGCTCAAGGCCGGCGCGGGGGAGACCCTCACGGCTACCCACGAGGCGCTCGAGGGCGTTGAGGACTGGTCGACCGAGTCGATCGAGGCTGGGCTGCGCGCCAAGCTGATCGACGAGCTCGGGCTCAAGCCGCGCCTCGCGTTCGGCCCGGCCCGCGTCGCGCTTTCGGGCCAGCGCATCTCGCCGCCGCTGTTTGAATCGATGGAGCTGCTCGGCAAGGACGTCACGCTCGCGCGCGTCGCTCGCCTGCGCGATCGGATCGAGAACGAGGGGGCCTAG
- a CDS encoding HD domain-containing protein, protein MVEYGTVDDSLETGNTGSDNTGTDSTVAAGMQATGLPQAAIEALLTRWREPHRNYHGETHLTSGLEALERLGGTRLERIAFWCHDAVHTNTSPDDELASVEVTREVLGELLPASELEEVCRLILVTIHHTPEPGDASGARIADADLVGLGYDWEGYRANIAGIRVEPPQLTEREWRERRIASASALLRHDPLFHTDLGHREWEPQARENLARELAELERT, encoded by the coding sequence ATGGTAGAATACGGCACGGTCGACGACAGCCTGGAAACCGGCAACACGGGTAGTGACAACACCGGCACCGATAGCACTGTAGCCGCGGGGATGCAGGCCACTGGACTCCCGCAAGCCGCGATCGAGGCGCTGCTGACGCGGTGGCGCGAGCCCCATCGCAACTATCACGGTGAGACGCACCTGACCTCCGGGCTAGAGGCCCTTGAGCGGCTCGGCGGCACGCGGCTCGAGCGAATTGCGTTCTGGTGCCACGATGCAGTGCACACGAACACGAGTCCGGACGACGAGCTCGCCTCGGTCGAGGTCACGCGCGAGGTCCTCGGGGAGCTGCTACCCGCATCCGAACTCGAGGAGGTGTGCCGACTCATCCTCGTCACGATCCACCACACGCCCGAGCCGGGGGATGCATCCGGCGCACGTATCGCCGATGCCGACCTCGTCGGCCTCGGCTACGACTGGGAAGGGTATCGCGCGAATATCGCCGGCATCCGGGTCGAGCCTCCGCAGCTCACGGAAAGGGAGTGGCGCGAGCGGCGGATTGCCTCGGCGTCTGCACTGCTTCGGCACGACCCGCTGTTTCACACGGACCTGGGGCACCGGGAGTGGGAGCCGCAAGCCCGCGAGAACCTCGCGCGCGAACTCGCGGAGCTCGAACGCACATAG
- a CDS encoding universal stress protein encodes MTTRFRPDGSIVVGYVANARGNDALELAGFLANGTESEIVVVMVLPETRAGNEESQAELDRWKNVALKRLPKERIVSVEFRYASSEARGLIDAAEQHDAAQIVIGAAAGRLMRKFSVGSTANALLHSSPVPVALAPRGFRAPDGRAARITGIYGTRPGSEAVIGRTVQRAIDRDIPLRLISLVQVDLIRPSEIREVADEAREFGGRHLEAQAVGMLDSGRAVIEIAEGKDFEDALAQVDWLEDEFALLGSSRLGGGRSVFLGSRAHRILRTLPVPVVVIPSDLRGPEAYEAPAAAL; translated from the coding sequence TAGCGGGCTTTTTGGCTAATGGCACCGAGTCCGAAATTGTCGTTGTAATGGTGCTGCCAGAAACGCGGGCTGGAAATGAAGAAAGCCAGGCGGAACTCGATCGTTGGAAAAATGTTGCACTCAAACGATTGCCTAAAGAAAGAATAGTGAGCGTTGAATTCCGATATGCCTCAAGTGAGGCGCGCGGGCTGATCGATGCGGCCGAGCAGCACGATGCGGCCCAGATCGTGATTGGAGCTGCCGCAGGGCGGTTGATGCGCAAGTTTTCGGTGGGTTCGACGGCAAACGCGCTGCTGCACTCTTCGCCGGTACCGGTCGCGCTCGCGCCCCGCGGATTCCGCGCACCAGATGGCCGAGCGGCGCGCATTACCGGTATCTACGGCACGCGCCCCGGTTCCGAGGCGGTAATCGGGCGCACGGTGCAGCGCGCGATCGACCGCGACATTCCGCTTCGCCTGATCTCGCTCGTGCAGGTCGATCTCATCCGCCCGAGTGAGATTCGTGAGGTCGCGGACGAGGCGCGGGAGTTCGGCGGCCGTCATCTCGAGGCCCAGGCGGTCGGGATGCTCGATTCGGGTCGAGCGGTGATCGAAATCGCCGAGGGGAAGGACTTCGAGGATGCGCTCGCCCAGGTCGACTGGCTGGAGGACGAGTTCGCGCTCCTTGGTTCGAGCCGGCTCGGAGGTGGACGGAGCGTGTTCCTCGGGTCGCGAGCTCACCGCATCCTGCGTACCCTGCCGGTGCCGGTCGTGGTGATCCCGAGCGACCTGCGTGGGCCTGAAGCATACGAGGCGCCTGCGGCGGCTCTGTAG